The DNA segment TATTGAAAATGCAGGAGCATCAGCCATCACAGTCCATCCCCGCACACGTGAAGACAGATATGACATTGCCGCAGACTGGTCCATAATTAAAGAAGTTAAAGACACCGTATCAATTCCGGTTATTGGAAACGGCGATATTTGGACATGTTATGATGCAAAAAAGATGATTGACGAAACCGGCTGTGACGGCATAATGATTGGCAGAGCAATTCGGGGAAATCCGTGGCTTGTAAAACAATGCGCAGATTATCTTGACAAAGATATAGAACCACAAAGGCCAACTGCCGAAGAAAAAATAGCCATGGCTAAAAAACACACCGAATTACTGATTGATTTGAAAAGTGAAGAAGTAGCCATCAAAGAGATGAGATCCCATACTGCCTATTATTTGAAAAATCTGCCGGGAAGCATTGAAATAAAGCCAAAAATCTTTAAAATAAAAACTAAAGAAGAGTTATTTAAACTGCTTGACGAGTATCTTGAATCAATGAATAATTTCAAGCATTAACAAAAAAAGAAAAGAAAATTAAGAAAATTAAATAATTTTTCTCAATTCGTCGAGATTGAATTCAATAAATTCCTTATGCTTAGGATCAGACAATATTTTATACTGTTT comes from the uncultured Methanobrevibacter sp. genome and includes:
- the dusB gene encoding tRNA dihydrouridine synthase DusB: MKWKIGNVKIENQVVLAPMAGICDSAFRRIVKSMGCGLIETEMVSDKAIMYDNYRTKEMLYMTEEERPISQQIFGAEPESFEIASKFIYENMKPDIIDINMGCPVKKVAIKSRAGSALLKNPSKAGKIVETVVDSVPIPVTVKIRSGWDHDSINAVEMAKIIENAGASAITVHPRTREDRYDIAADWSIIKEVKDTVSIPVIGNGDIWTCYDAKKMIDETGCDGIMIGRAIRGNPWLVKQCADYLDKDIEPQRPTAEEKIAMAKKHTELLIDLKSEEVAIKEMRSHTAYYLKNLPGSIEIKPKIFKIKTKEELFKLLDEYLESMNNFKH